A stretch of Aedes aegypti strain LVP_AGWG chromosome 2, AaegL5.0 Primary Assembly, whole genome shotgun sequence DNA encodes these proteins:
- the LOC5573776 gene encoding gamma-glutamyl hydrolase isoform X2, which yields MDWRRNRFVVLAVLSLLVTLTNGATVISAEESLSLRASLNEEPVIGVLAQEMSYSLAAKYEEDYESYIAASYVKFVEGAGARVVPVWINKPREYYENILPNLNGILLPGGATWFNQSNGYADAGRHIYDVAEEINVQGGYFPLWGTCLGFELLTYLAANGDEHRAHCSSNNQALPLDFKPDFRKSRMFAETPDDIVEILASEAVTANFHQFCVTEQNLTAYGLDREWRVMSTNLDWNGFEFISTIEHKFLPFYGIQFHPEKNIYEWVQNKNISHTPNAVKAAQYFADFFVNEARKSGHRFQSEDDIDRHVIYNYPVSFTGLKKSSFEQCYLFEGNVDYRQSIETAKGPGGSGGAIAQRYVERRKKKCNKQKSPDFC from the exons ATGGATTGGCGCAGGAACAGATTCGTAGTGCTGGCGGTTTTGAGTCTTCTAGTGACACTGACAAATGGTGCGACGGTCATCAGTGCAGAGGAATCTTTATCCCTGCGAGCATCCTTGAATGAAGAACCCGTGATCGGAGTCCTGGCTCAGGAGATGTCCTACTCCCTGGCGGCCAAGTACGAGGAGGACTACGAAAGCTACATTGCGGCGTCCTACGTCAAGTTCGTGGAAGGTGCCGGTGCACGTGTGGTGCCCGTTTG GATCAATAAACCTCGCGAGTATTACGAAAATATCTTGCCGAACCTGAACGGAATCCTACTGCCCGGTGGGGCCACCTGGTTCAATCAATCCAACGGATACGCCGATGCCGGTCGTCACATCTACGATGTGGCCGAAGAGATCAACGTTCAGGGTGGCTACTTCCCGCTGTGGGGCACATGTCTGGGCTTTGAACTGCTAACCTACCTGGCGGCAAACGGAGACGAACACCGAGCACATTGCAGTTCCAACAATCAAGCGCTGCCGTTGGATTTCAAACCGGACTTCAGGAAGAGTCGCATGTTCGCCGAAACTCCAGACGACATTGTGGAAATATTGGCCTCCGAAGCGGTTACCGCCAACTTCCACCAGTTTTGCGTCACCGAACAAAACCTGACCGCTTACGGGCTCGATCGGGAGTGGCGGGTCATGTCCACCAATCTGGACTGGAACggttttgagttcatttcgaCCATCGAGCACAAATT CCTTCCATTCTATGGTATCCAATTCCACCCGGAGAAGAACATCTACGAGTGGGTTCAGAACAAGAACATCTCCCACACACCGAATGCCGTCAAGGCGGCGCAATACTTTGCGGACTTCTTCGTGAACGAAGCCCGGAAGAGTGGGCATCGCTTCCAAAGCGAAGACGACATCGATCGGCACGTGATCTACAACTATCCTGTGTCGTTTACCGGACTGAAGAAATCGTCATTCGAACAGTGCTACTTGTTTGAAGGTAATGTGGACTACCGGCAATCGATTGAGACGGCCAAAGGTCCAGGGGGTAGTGGCGGTGCGATAG CCCAAAGATACGTGGAACGTAGGAAGAAAAAGTGCAACAAACAGAAAAGTCCCGACTTCTGCTAG
- the LOC5573777 gene encoding uncharacterized protein LOC5573777 isoform X1, translated as MDKDSSRILSMNKTLEEVRALNAKNDKLLKDFGIDLTNLSDAAQEALDDYAKIKYLTGLTEMDQSFVDGYCYQEQAKRLEARLQALPLKADIKKLKAAIKREQTDLAKLERFVEETQSQLVPADEMEKMRVTREMQIEMLRRKQRPLMEKADAINLDELIAKVDALEAEENH; from the exons ATGGACAAAG ATTCGTCAAGGATATTGTCTATGAACAAAACGTTGGAAGAGGTCCGAGCGCTAA ATGCCAAAAACGATAAACTTCTCAAAGACTTCGGCATCGACCTCACCAACCTGAGCGATGCAGCACAAGAAGCACTGGATGATTATGCGAAAATCAAATACCTTACCGGCCTCACGGAAATGGATCAATCCTTCGTAGATGGCTACTGCTACCAGGAGCAAGCCAAACGACTAGAAGCACGCCTCCAGGCACTTCCCCTCAAAGCCGACATCAAGAAgctaaaagcagccatcaaacGGGAGCAGACCGACCTCGCCAAACTGGAGCGGTTCGTGGAGGAAACCCAATCCCAGCTGGTTCCGGCCGATGAAATGGAGAAGATGCGCGTCACCCGCGAGATGCAGATCGAGATGCTGCGGCGCAAACAGAGGCCTCTCATGGAAAAAGCAGACGCCATAAATCTTGACGAGCTAATTGCCAAGGTCGATGCACTGGAGGCCGAGGAGAATCATTAA
- the LOC5573776 gene encoding gamma-glutamyl hydrolase isoform X1 — MDWRRNRFVVLAVLSLLVTLTNGATVISAEESLSLRASLNEEPVIGVLAQEMSYSLAAKYEEDYESYIAASYVKFVEGAGARVVPVWINKPREYYENILPNLNGILLPGGATWFNQSNGYADAGRHIYDVAEEINVQGGYFPLWGTCLGFELLTYLAANGDEHRAHCSSNNQALPLDFKPDFRKSRMFAETPDDIVEILASEAVTANFHQFCVTEQNLTAYGLDREWRVMSTNLDWNGFEFISTIEHKFLPFYGIQFHPEKNIYEWVQNKNISHTPNAVKAAQYFADFFVNEARKSGHRFQSEDDIDRHVIYNYPVSFTGLKKSSFEQCYLFEGNVDYRQSIETAKGPGGSGGAIGLYSANGMVWTIACVVGVLLIL, encoded by the exons ATGGATTGGCGCAGGAACAGATTCGTAGTGCTGGCGGTTTTGAGTCTTCTAGTGACACTGACAAATGGTGCGACGGTCATCAGTGCAGAGGAATCTTTATCCCTGCGAGCATCCTTGAATGAAGAACCCGTGATCGGAGTCCTGGCTCAGGAGATGTCCTACTCCCTGGCGGCCAAGTACGAGGAGGACTACGAAAGCTACATTGCGGCGTCCTACGTCAAGTTCGTGGAAGGTGCCGGTGCACGTGTGGTGCCCGTTTG GATCAATAAACCTCGCGAGTATTACGAAAATATCTTGCCGAACCTGAACGGAATCCTACTGCCCGGTGGGGCCACCTGGTTCAATCAATCCAACGGATACGCCGATGCCGGTCGTCACATCTACGATGTGGCCGAAGAGATCAACGTTCAGGGTGGCTACTTCCCGCTGTGGGGCACATGTCTGGGCTTTGAACTGCTAACCTACCTGGCGGCAAACGGAGACGAACACCGAGCACATTGCAGTTCCAACAATCAAGCGCTGCCGTTGGATTTCAAACCGGACTTCAGGAAGAGTCGCATGTTCGCCGAAACTCCAGACGACATTGTGGAAATATTGGCCTCCGAAGCGGTTACCGCCAACTTCCACCAGTTTTGCGTCACCGAACAAAACCTGACCGCTTACGGGCTCGATCGGGAGTGGCGGGTCATGTCCACCAATCTGGACTGGAACggttttgagttcatttcgaCCATCGAGCACAAATT CCTTCCATTCTATGGTATCCAATTCCACCCGGAGAAGAACATCTACGAGTGGGTTCAGAACAAGAACATCTCCCACACACCGAATGCCGTCAAGGCGGCGCAATACTTTGCGGACTTCTTCGTGAACGAAGCCCGGAAGAGTGGGCATCGCTTCCAAAGCGAAGACGACATCGATCGGCACGTGATCTACAACTATCCTGTGTCGTTTACCGGACTGAAGAAATCGTCATTCGAACAGTGCTACTTGTTTGAAGGTAATGTGGACTACCGGCAATCGATTGAGACGGCCAAAGGTCCAGGGGGTAGTGGCGGTGCGATAGGTTTGTACAGTGCTAATGGCATGGTTTGGACCATTGCATGCGTAGTTGGAGTGTTGTTgatattataa
- the LOC5573777 gene encoding uncharacterized protein LOC5573777 isoform X2: MDKDAKNDKLLKDFGIDLTNLSDAAQEALDDYAKIKYLTGLTEMDQSFVDGYCYQEQAKRLEARLQALPLKADIKKLKAAIKREQTDLAKLERFVEETQSQLVPADEMEKMRVTREMQIEMLRRKQRPLMEKADAINLDELIAKVDALEAEENH; encoded by the exons ATGGACAAAG ATGCCAAAAACGATAAACTTCTCAAAGACTTCGGCATCGACCTCACCAACCTGAGCGATGCAGCACAAGAAGCACTGGATGATTATGCGAAAATCAAATACCTTACCGGCCTCACGGAAATGGATCAATCCTTCGTAGATGGCTACTGCTACCAGGAGCAAGCCAAACGACTAGAAGCACGCCTCCAGGCACTTCCCCTCAAAGCCGACATCAAGAAgctaaaagcagccatcaaacGGGAGCAGACCGACCTCGCCAAACTGGAGCGGTTCGTGGAGGAAACCCAATCCCAGCTGGTTCCGGCCGATGAAATGGAGAAGATGCGCGTCACCCGCGAGATGCAGATCGAGATGCTGCGGCGCAAACAGAGGCCTCTCATGGAAAAAGCAGACGCCATAAATCTTGACGAGCTAATTGCCAAGGTCGATGCACTGGAGGCCGAGGAGAATCATTAA
- the LOC5573776 gene encoding gamma-glutamyl hydrolase isoform X3 encodes MDWRRNRFVVLAVLSLLVTLTNGATVISAEESLSLRASLNEEPVIGVLAQEMSYSLAAKYEEDYESYIAASYVKFVEGAGARVVPVWINKPREYYENILPNLNGILLPGGATWFNQSNGYADAGRHIYDVAEEINVQGGYFPLWGTCLGFELLTYLAANGDEHRAHCSSNNQALPLDFKPDFRKSRMFAETPDDIVEILASEAVTANFHQFCVTEQNLTAYGLDREWRVMSTNLDWNGFEFISTIEHKFLPFYGIQFHPEKNIYEWVQNKNISHTPNAVKAAQYFADFFVNEARKSGHRFQSEDDIDRHVIYNYPVSFTGLKKSSFEQCYLFEAQRYVERRKKKCNKQKSPDFC; translated from the exons ATGGATTGGCGCAGGAACAGATTCGTAGTGCTGGCGGTTTTGAGTCTTCTAGTGACACTGACAAATGGTGCGACGGTCATCAGTGCAGAGGAATCTTTATCCCTGCGAGCATCCTTGAATGAAGAACCCGTGATCGGAGTCCTGGCTCAGGAGATGTCCTACTCCCTGGCGGCCAAGTACGAGGAGGACTACGAAAGCTACATTGCGGCGTCCTACGTCAAGTTCGTGGAAGGTGCCGGTGCACGTGTGGTGCCCGTTTG GATCAATAAACCTCGCGAGTATTACGAAAATATCTTGCCGAACCTGAACGGAATCCTACTGCCCGGTGGGGCCACCTGGTTCAATCAATCCAACGGATACGCCGATGCCGGTCGTCACATCTACGATGTGGCCGAAGAGATCAACGTTCAGGGTGGCTACTTCCCGCTGTGGGGCACATGTCTGGGCTTTGAACTGCTAACCTACCTGGCGGCAAACGGAGACGAACACCGAGCACATTGCAGTTCCAACAATCAAGCGCTGCCGTTGGATTTCAAACCGGACTTCAGGAAGAGTCGCATGTTCGCCGAAACTCCAGACGACATTGTGGAAATATTGGCCTCCGAAGCGGTTACCGCCAACTTCCACCAGTTTTGCGTCACCGAACAAAACCTGACCGCTTACGGGCTCGATCGGGAGTGGCGGGTCATGTCCACCAATCTGGACTGGAACggttttgagttcatttcgaCCATCGAGCACAAATT CCTTCCATTCTATGGTATCCAATTCCACCCGGAGAAGAACATCTACGAGTGGGTTCAGAACAAGAACATCTCCCACACACCGAATGCCGTCAAGGCGGCGCAATACTTTGCGGACTTCTTCGTGAACGAAGCCCGGAAGAGTGGGCATCGCTTCCAAAGCGAAGACGACATCGATCGGCACGTGATCTACAACTATCCTGTGTCGTTTACCGGACTGAAGAAATCGTCATTCGAACAGTGCTACTTGTTTGAAG CCCAAAGATACGTGGAACGTAGGAAGAAAAAGTGCAACAAACAGAAAAGTCCCGACTTCTGCTAG